The Sediminispirochaeta smaragdinae DSM 11293 genome has a segment encoding these proteins:
- a CDS encoding sulfatase — MIQKVLDRKNIQIYNSFYHNISSGRKILNVIFVMFDSLIRKGIGAYGGNISTPNIDKFSKKAVTFDTHYACSMPCMPARRDFLTGRPNFLHASWGCLEPFDRPLTKELRKSKGVYSHLITDHPHYFTYGGSGYHSSFDSWEFMRGQEGDPCTGIVDFDYKQYDDFYNPTYYPVGDEKLDLPFLREQHIKNREKSMTAEKDMSLVKCYEAAFTFLDRNHNADNWFLQLECFDPHEPYYAAERFREMYDVNDGLVTDWPFYRRVFESKENAEKLIKNYSALLTMCDEYFGRLLQYMDQYRLWENTMLIFTTDHGILLSEHDWWGKNRQPYYEEISHLPLMIYHPDYADKGGERRTSLTHATDFAPTIFDAFGDSKPKEATGQSLLPLLSSDNKDDRGVIFGIFGGAIGATDGRYAYYLYPEDLSSSNNLYEYTLMPEHLRNQMSIAELTDMELAPPFDFTQGVKTLKIKARDDSKRIPLDREGFLGSFQDTKTVLFDLVSDPGQNNPISDPAIEKRMKQIIINEMKKADAAPETYKRFRIG; from the coding sequence GTGATCCAAAAGGTATTAGACCGGAAAAATATTCAGATTTATAATTCATTCTACCATAACATTTCGTCCGGGAGGAAAATTTTGAATGTCATTTTTGTCATGTTTGATTCACTCATAAGAAAAGGTATCGGTGCTTATGGCGGAAATATAAGCACCCCTAATATAGACAAATTTTCGAAAAAGGCTGTGACATTTGATACGCATTATGCCTGTAGTATGCCCTGTATGCCGGCGCGACGGGATTTCCTTACCGGTCGTCCTAATTTCCTTCATGCAAGTTGGGGGTGTCTTGAACCGTTCGACAGGCCGCTCACAAAAGAATTGCGTAAAAGCAAGGGGGTCTATTCTCATTTAATTACCGATCATCCCCATTATTTTACCTACGGAGGAAGCGGCTATCATTCGTCATTCGATTCATGGGAATTTATGCGTGGCCAGGAGGGAGACCCGTGTACCGGAATTGTGGACTTCGACTATAAGCAATATGATGATTTTTATAATCCTACGTATTATCCGGTTGGTGACGAAAAACTTGACCTCCCTTTTCTTCGTGAGCAACATATCAAAAATAGGGAAAAAAGCATGACTGCCGAGAAAGATATGTCACTTGTAAAATGTTATGAAGCCGCTTTCACTTTTCTTGATAGAAATCACAACGCAGATAATTGGTTTTTACAGCTTGAATGTTTTGATCCACATGAACCCTATTATGCTGCGGAACGATTTCGGGAAATGTATGATGTTAACGATGGCCTCGTTACCGACTGGCCTTTTTATCGAAGGGTGTTTGAAAGTAAAGAAAATGCTGAAAAACTAATAAAGAATTACAGTGCTCTTTTGACTATGTGTGATGAGTACTTTGGCCGGCTTTTGCAGTATATGGACCAGTATCGCCTGTGGGAAAATACCATGCTCATTTTTACCACCGATCATGGAATTTTATTGAGTGAACACGATTGGTGGGGAAAAAATCGCCAGCCATATTACGAAGAGATCAGCCATTTACCCCTTATGATTTATCATCCCGATTACGCTGATAAGGGCGGCGAAAGAAGGACCTCGCTGACACATGCAACGGATTTTGCGCCGACCATTTTTGATGCCTTCGGGGATTCAAAGCCCAAAGAGGCAACCGGGCAAAGCCTATTGCCCCTGCTCTCGTCCGACAACAAGGATGATCGTGGTGTCATTTTCGGTATTTTCGGAGGCGCAATCGGCGCTACCGACGGTAGGTATGCCTACTATCTTTATCCGGAGGATTTGAGTAGCTCGAACAACTTGTATGAATATACCTTGATGCCCGAGCATTTGCGAAACCAGATGAGTATAGCGGAATTAACGGACATGGAACTTGCTCCTCCCTTCGATTTCACACAGGGTGTTAAAACACTCAAAATAAAGGCTCGTGACGATTCGAAACGCATCCCTCTGGATAGGGAGGGTTTTTTAGGTAGCTTCCAGGACACAAAGACCGTTTTATTTGATCTTGTCAGTGATCCCGGACAGAATAATCCGATATCCGATCCTGCAATAGAAAAAAGAATGAAACAGATCATTATCAACGAAATGAAAAAAGCGGATGCTGCACCGGAAACATATAAACGCTTTCGAATAGGGTAA
- a CDS encoding tripartite tricarboxylate transporter substrate binding protein, giving the protein MGKKAVLLLLFTAVSLGLWAEGNKEAGTIGTENWPGDPITITCPWSAGGIADMSIRAMAEYGDKYFGVPIVPVVRTGAGGAVAITEFMKHKANEPQLIMASEGLFAITPLTNKVAYSWDNYIPVIGNTYSAFALVTSSDSGLKTLDDLVSYGKDHAITIAITGDNLLFVGAFCDEAGIQYKAVPYGGAPEQLAAVLAGDVDVGVTHPALAKENAKAGKIHALAVFDDKPWKDEFYDIPPITDFGYDIVFPNHNFFLMPAGTDPEIIQLVHEKIAAIYQEPDFIALTKKLNLVIKPSTRDEIEAHIDNAITKAKSYYKTVYGNK; this is encoded by the coding sequence ATGGGTAAGAAAGCAGTTTTATTGCTCCTCTTTACTGCTGTGTCTTTGGGACTCTGGGCCGAGGGCAATAAGGAGGCAGGTACCATTGGAACGGAGAATTGGCCGGGAGATCCGATAACGATCACCTGCCCCTGGAGTGCAGGGGGCATAGCCGATATGTCTATCAGGGCTATGGCGGAATATGGCGACAAGTATTTTGGCGTTCCTATCGTACCGGTGGTCAGAACCGGTGCCGGCGGAGCCGTTGCAATAACTGAGTTCATGAAACACAAGGCCAATGAACCGCAGTTAATCATGGCCAGCGAGGGGCTTTTTGCCATTACGCCTCTTACAAACAAAGTCGCATACAGCTGGGATAACTATATTCCGGTCATTGGAAATACGTATTCGGCTTTTGCACTTGTCACAAGTTCCGATAGCGGATTAAAAACGCTTGATGATCTTGTTTCCTATGGTAAGGATCACGCCATAACAATCGCAATCACGGGAGATAATCTTTTGTTTGTCGGCGCATTCTGTGATGAGGCGGGAATACAGTATAAGGCCGTACCCTATGGTGGTGCCCCGGAACAGCTTGCCGCGGTACTTGCAGGTGATGTTGATGTTGGTGTTACCCACCCTGCGCTTGCAAAAGAAAATGCCAAGGCAGGAAAAATACATGCACTTGCGGTATTTGACGACAAACCATGGAAGGATGAATTTTACGATATTCCGCCGATAACCGATTTTGGATACGATATTGTATTCCCTAATCACAATTTTTTCCTGATGCCGGCTGGTACCGACCCCGAAATCATCCAACTAGTTCATGAAAAAATTGCCGCTATATATCAAGAGCCGGATTTTATTGCATTAACCAAAAAGCTTAACCTTGTTATCAAACCCTCAACACGTGATGAGATCGAAGCACATATCGATAATGCGATAACAAAAGCAAAATCGTATTATAAGACAGTTTACGGCAATAAGTAG
- a CDS encoding tripartite tricarboxylate transporter TctB family protein: MKVSVKSNFVSGIFFFLVSFFLLYMIPRQIEVIDDSFINSRTFPYLLAFVIMAMSIKLIVVDLVKIIRKQPTKEKEFDLVVEGKAIIIFFILLAYVALMPLIGFLFSSILMFAAFLVFFHSKEWKYYLIGLLSCISVYIIFTSVLHIQLM, from the coding sequence ATGAAAGTCTCGGTAAAGAGTAACTTTGTAAGCGGAATTTTTTTCTTTCTCGTATCGTTTTTTCTTTTATACATGATACCTCGACAAATTGAGGTCATTGACGATAGTTTCATTAACTCGAGGACGTTTCCCTATCTCCTCGCATTTGTGATCATGGCAATGAGCATCAAGCTTATTGTCGTCGATCTTGTAAAGATCATAAGAAAACAACCAACAAAAGAGAAAGAATTCGATTTAGTGGTTGAAGGCAAGGCGATCATCATATTTTTTATCCTTCTTGCATATGTAGCACTTATGCCGCTTATCGGATTTCTGTTCAGCTCGATTCTCATGTTCGCTGCCTTTCTTGTGTTCTTTCATTCAAAGGAGTGGAAATACTACCTTATCGGTCTCCTTTCATGTATTTCCGTATATATAATATTTACATCTGTTTTGCATATACAGTTGATGTGA
- a CDS encoding tripartite tricarboxylate transporter permease — translation MLGNIVDGFYNFFHLSSFLYMNLGILLGIIFGAIPGLTVLLCIVLFLPFTYGLDPIPSFMFLLGIYCAGSYGGSISAIMIKAPGTPHAAATLLDGAPLAAKGFAKKALKTALIASTIGGLVSAIALLFISPFIAKVALHFGPPEYFILCLFGLSIVAGVSGTDLSKGIISSCIGLFLATVGIDIMSGTFRFTFGNYNLFGGFDLVIIVTGLFAISETIMKAGFKKEAAKHKIDLAKMNKGEDVTFRDFKRMVRPISRSSLIGIIIGAIPGTGASMASFFSYDQARKRSKHPEEFGKGSIEGIAAAESANNAVTGATLIPLLTLGIPGDAVVAILVGAFMVNGLIPGPNLFVEHTVTIYAIMVGLIFTNVFMFLQGNFLAKFFAKVALIPTEILTPIIVLLCLTGAYSINNSFFDVLVSVIVGFVSYLLIRFDFSVIPVLLGLVLGPLAESNLRRSLLISHNDITIFFRRPISAFFIAILLFSLVMVIVKNVKKKNSMRV, via the coding sequence ATGCTTGGAAATATTGTCGACGGATTTTACAATTTCTTTCATCTTTCCAGTTTTCTGTATATGAATCTTGGTATATTATTAGGAATAATTTTTGGTGCTATTCCCGGCTTAACCGTTTTGTTATGCATCGTTCTTTTCCTCCCTTTTACCTACGGACTTGACCCTATTCCCTCTTTCATGTTTCTGCTTGGAATTTATTGTGCAGGAAGCTACGGTGGATCAATTTCTGCGATTATGATTAAAGCTCCGGGAACTCCTCATGCAGCGGCGACTTTATTGGATGGCGCACCTCTCGCCGCAAAGGGTTTTGCCAAAAAGGCGCTGAAAACCGCACTGATAGCATCAACTATTGGGGGATTGGTAAGTGCCATTGCCCTCCTTTTTATATCCCCCTTTATCGCTAAGGTGGCACTGCATTTTGGCCCACCCGAGTATTTTATCTTATGCCTCTTTGGACTTTCAATCGTGGCAGGTGTTAGCGGTACGGATCTTTCAAAGGGGATTATTTCAAGCTGTATCGGTTTATTTCTTGCGACCGTGGGTATCGATATTATGAGCGGCACCTTTCGATTTACCTTTGGAAATTACAATCTTTTTGGCGGCTTTGATCTTGTTATCATCGTGACAGGTCTATTTGCGATATCGGAAACCATCATGAAGGCAGGTTTTAAAAAAGAGGCAGCCAAGCATAAAATCGATCTTGCGAAAATGAATAAAGGTGAGGATGTTACGTTCCGTGATTTCAAGCGGATGGTTAGGCCTATTTCCCGTTCCTCTTTGATAGGCATTATCATCGGTGCGATACCGGGAACGGGGGCATCGATGGCATCGTTCTTCAGCTACGATCAGGCAAGAAAAAGATCGAAGCATCCCGAAGAGTTTGGTAAAGGATCGATCGAGGGGATCGCCGCTGCGGAATCTGCCAATAATGCGGTTACGGGAGCCACGCTTATACCGCTTTTGACGCTTGGCATCCCAGGTGATGCTGTTGTGGCCATCCTGGTTGGTGCTTTCATGGTGAACGGACTGATTCCCGGGCCGAACCTGTTTGTGGAACATACGGTCACTATTTATGCCATTATGGTCGGATTAATTTTTACAAATGTATTCATGTTCCTGCAAGGTAATTTCCTTGCTAAGTTTTTTGCGAAAGTTGCTTTAATCCCTACGGAAATTCTGACCCCGATTATCGTCCTTTTGTGTCTGACCGGGGCATATTCCATAAATAATTCTTTCTTCGATGTTTTGGTTTCTGTAATCGTAGGTTTCGTCTCGTACCTTTTAATACGTTTCGATTTTTCCGTCATTCCGGTCTTACTTGGGCTTGTCCTTGGGCCATTGGCGGAGTCGAACCTTAGGAGATCTCTCCTAATATCGCACAACGATATTACAATTTTCTTTCGTCGTCCGATCAGTGCTTTTTTTATAGCAATATTACTCTTTTCCCTTGTCATGGTAATTGTCAAGAACGTAAAGAAGAAAAACAGCATGCGGGTATAA
- a CDS encoding anaerobic sulfatase maturase, with protein MKSSVPFNLLIKPIGSACNLRCDYCFYIDKYKIVSEGRQSPSPMSDELLEISIKQYIESQPSGIGEIIFSWQGGEPLLLGIDFFRKVVRLQKTYAPPGVRISNSLQTNGTLVTKEFARFFKEHSFLVGISIDGSEELHDKFRKDRSGNGSFSRVMKGYEYLKDEGVDVNILTSVNSHNSEHPHEVYAFLTSIGATYIQFIPIGKANGTCDCPYSVGAEQWGSFLCHVFDLWKERDIGKVFVQHFDMLLARYMNYPATLCVHAPLCGRAIVLEHNGKIYSCDHFVDHDHELGNITKESIVSMLNSEKQIRFGRSKIDNLSMGCKECEFLPLCFGGCLRNRRERSSPSSKKPSNYLCDGYRAFYAHTRPYFSAMAVALRNRKEAKDYIQFLNSNND; from the coding sequence ATGAAATCGTCTGTTCCTTTTAATCTCCTAATCAAACCAATCGGATCGGCATGTAATCTTCGCTGTGATTACTGTTTTTATATTGATAAATATAAAATTGTATCAGAAGGCCGACAGTCGCCGTCTCCTATGAGTGATGAATTACTTGAAATTTCTATAAAGCAGTATATCGAGTCTCAACCTTCCGGTATTGGAGAAATCATCTTCTCATGGCAAGGCGGTGAACCCTTACTTTTAGGCATAGATTTCTTTAGAAAGGTAGTACGCCTGCAAAAAACATATGCCCCTCCCGGCGTTAGAATATCTAACTCATTACAGACAAACGGGACCCTTGTGACAAAGGAGTTTGCACGATTTTTTAAAGAGCATTCGTTCTTGGTTGGGATCAGCATAGACGGCAGCGAAGAACTACATGATAAATTTCGAAAAGATCGTTCGGGAAATGGAAGTTTTTCCCGCGTCATGAAGGGCTATGAATATTTAAAAGATGAAGGTGTCGACGTAAATATACTGACATCGGTTAATAGCCACAACAGTGAGCATCCTCATGAGGTCTATGCGTTTCTTACATCAATTGGGGCAACCTATATTCAGTTTATTCCAATTGGCAAAGCTAACGGTACATGCGACTGTCCCTATTCTGTTGGTGCCGAACAGTGGGGGAGCTTCTTATGCCATGTCTTTGATCTCTGGAAAGAAAGGGATATCGGAAAGGTTTTTGTCCAGCACTTTGATATGCTGTTAGCTCGCTACATGAATTATCCTGCTACTCTCTGTGTTCATGCTCCTCTTTGCGGAAGGGCAATTGTTCTTGAGCATAATGGAAAAATATATAGCTGTGATCATTTTGTGGACCATGATCATGAGCTTGGAAACATTACGAAAGAATCGATTGTTTCAATGCTGAATTCGGAAAAACAGATACGGTTTGGAAGGAGTAAGATCGACAACCTCTCTATGGGATGCAAAGAATGCGAGTTTTTGCCTCTCTGTTTTGGAGGATGTTTGAGGAATCGACGTGAACGGTCTTCTCCTTCCTCGAAAAAACCTTCCAACTATTTATGTGACGGATATCGGGCCTTTTATGCACATACACGTCCCTATTTTAGCGCTATGGCAGTAGCACTCCGAAATCGGAAAGAGGCAAAGGACTACATCCAATTTCTTAACAGCAACAATGATTGA
- a CDS encoding DUF202 domain-containing protein has product MITNNTKRVYTQQKDDLILRDFLAADRTVLANERTFLAYIRTALSLLVTGVSFVTFSDMKLVVFAGFILIPVSIVILLTGVIRFCHIRKKLAHIAY; this is encoded by the coding sequence ATGATCACCAATAACACAAAAAGGGTATATACCCAGCAAAAGGATGACTTAATCTTACGAGATTTTCTTGCTGCAGATAGAACCGTACTCGCGAATGAACGGACCTTTCTTGCATACATACGTACAGCCTTGAGCCTTCTTGTAACAGGCGTATCCTTTGTTACCTTTTCGGATATGAAGCTGGTGGTTTTTGCCGGCTTCATACTGATACCGGTATCCATCGTGATATTGCTTACAGGGGTGATACGATTTTGCCACATACGAAAAAAGCTTGCGCACATAGCGTATTAA
- a CDS encoding tail fiber protein — MEKNVGDINITYGVPMGTIVAFALAEENIPKDWLLCDGGSIPDVYSNLKTLLGNQNTPNLAGRTLIGSGTFGTTGTTYNGGDSGGEEKHCLTVGEMPKHQHYGFGEAYKNWPFGTTGDKGQKGTAGGEDSDNYFYNTSPSGGDSPHNNMPPYYVVHYIIYAGPAQEDILR, encoded by the coding sequence ATGGAAAAAAACGTAGGAGACATCAACATAACGTATGGTGTTCCCATGGGAACGATTGTGGCATTTGCGCTGGCCGAAGAAAATATACCAAAAGACTGGCTTCTCTGTGACGGAGGGAGCATACCAGATGTGTATAGCAACCTGAAAACCTTATTAGGGAATCAGAATACTCCCAATTTAGCCGGAAGAACATTGATCGGCTCCGGGACGTTTGGCACAACAGGCACTACCTATAACGGAGGAGATTCAGGAGGGGAAGAGAAACACTGTCTTACGGTAGGAGAAATGCCGAAGCACCAGCATTATGGCTTTGGTGAAGCGTATAAAAATTGGCCGTTTGGAACTACAGGAGATAAAGGCCAAAAGGGTACTGCGGGTGGTGAAGACAGTGACAACTATTTTTACAACACATCCCCTAGCGGAGGAGATAGCCCGCACAACAATATGCCGCCGTACTACGTGGTACATTACATCATCTATGCGGGACCAGCGCAGGAAGATATCCTTCGGTAA
- a CDS encoding response regulator transcription factor, translating into MKNEDVFVLLLEDNPAQYTLLAAYLEREQYKVLLADCIKTFHSLMKAEVPDIILLDLNLPDGDGLQLVRTIRLVHKIPLIIVSSRDTLTDRVAGLELGADDYICKPYHPRELVIRIRNLLAYKREERRTSLQAIWINDFSFNETLCCFFDKGGKEIKLTAGEYTIMAALLEGRGRILSRDQLLDIAFHRKAYPGDRTIDVLISRLRKKFPLQPEDPEIIETVKEFGYRVNTAALR; encoded by the coding sequence ATGAAAAATGAAGATGTTTTCGTGTTGCTTCTTGAAGATAATCCTGCCCAATATACGCTGCTTGCCGCCTATTTAGAGAGGGAACAGTACAAGGTCCTGCTTGCCGATTGTATCAAGACCTTTCATTCCCTGATGAAAGCGGAAGTTCCGGATATTATTCTTCTGGATCTTAATCTTCCCGATGGCGACGGATTACAGCTTGTTCGTACGATACGCTTGGTGCATAAGATCCCCCTCATCATCGTGAGCTCCAGGGACACGTTGACCGATCGTGTGGCCGGCCTGGAACTGGGCGCAGATGATTATATCTGTAAGCCGTATCATCCCAGGGAACTGGTGATCCGTATACGCAATTTGCTTGCGTATAAGCGTGAGGAGAGAAGAACCTCTTTACAAGCAATATGGATAAATGATTTCTCTTTCAACGAAACATTGTGTTGTTTTTTCGATAAGGGCGGAAAGGAAATAAAATTGACAGCCGGAGAGTACACTATTATGGCTGCCCTTCTGGAGGGACGAGGCAGGATTCTGAGCAGGGATCAGCTTCTGGATATCGCTTTTCACAGAAAGGCATATCCTGGAGACAGAACCATAGATGTACTGATTTCCCGGTTGCGAAAAAAATTCCCCCTGCAACCGGAGGACCCGGAAATCATTGAGACGGTGAAGGAATTCGGGTATCGCGTAAATACCGCTGCCTTGCGATAG
- a CDS encoding ATP-binding protein codes for MVPLTRMVAGLLLFTALVVRKSRGFSLFLRVLIIVAELSIGGLESADQYVYLLSIHKFYDVGTSYLVFYILIFYIVIPNKIKITVCTSIVISMMFIISVHSTGIATSSDLFTTSIYFLITNALGYAIVLNANTSKREEYHHTIQVKKAEQEARDAKLLAEEANKAKGRFLAMMNHEMCTPLNVILGGIRILENTRLAAKQKETVAIIRNSGELLTVLIQDVLDFTHIERHKLQLRNERFSLNELMREIDALYSPVAKEKGLRFSCSCNCLPVAYVKGDALRLRQVLCNLLNNAVKFTGKGSVSLHADMLERKESSALIRFEVQDTGIGIATHHIEDIVKPFVQVEDASTRAYGGSGLGLTISSELLHAMGSSLEISSKEGSGSLFGFTLPLIIDTATGMEEERLEIAEYSILLIDDTEANLKIVGGLLSLLKQHVVFARGSRQGIAQSRCGDFDVVIIDLHMPGQNGMETLREIRMTHPEIPAFLMTADTREEVVSEYRSAGFTGFIPKPVDIFQLSNALRLVGSDGQTTSATWHAAGPTIQEGDDGLEALFDEGFMDELKRDLGHKVFIDVIQSCVKALESGVDRIGNPGDCGEMADILHQLKGVAGNYRLLRVGKALDAHEVDRPASDYSRLVRSLEETVEALKRVSSVSA; via the coding sequence ATGGTCCCGCTTACAAGAATGGTTGCCGGATTGCTCTTGTTCACTGCCCTTGTCGTCAGAAAAAGCCGTGGATTCTCCCTCTTCCTTCGTGTTTTGATAATCGTGGCCGAACTCTCCATAGGCGGACTTGAATCGGCGGACCAGTATGTTTATCTGTTATCAATACACAAATTCTACGACGTCGGAACATCATATCTGGTATTTTATATACTGATTTTCTATATCGTTATCCCCAACAAGATCAAAATAACCGTATGCACAAGCATCGTGATATCGATGATGTTCATCATCTCTGTTCATTCGACCGGCATTGCGACTTCTTCCGATCTGTTTACAACCTCGATCTATTTTCTCATAACCAATGCCCTCGGCTATGCAATAGTTTTGAACGCCAATACATCAAAGCGTGAAGAGTATCACCACACGATTCAAGTAAAAAAAGCGGAACAGGAAGCCCGGGATGCGAAGCTTCTGGCGGAAGAGGCGAACAAGGCAAAGGGGCGCTTTCTTGCGATGATGAACCACGAGATGTGTACCCCGCTGAATGTCATTCTGGGAGGAATCCGGATACTGGAGAATACCAGACTTGCTGCAAAGCAAAAAGAGACGGTCGCAATTATCAGGAACTCGGGAGAACTGTTAACGGTTTTAATCCAGGATGTTCTGGACTTTACTCATATCGAGCGACATAAGCTGCAGCTGAGAAATGAGCGATTTTCGCTGAACGAATTGATGAGGGAGATTGATGCGCTCTATTCGCCTGTTGCAAAAGAAAAAGGGTTGAGGTTTTCTTGTTCCTGCAACTGTCTTCCTGTTGCATATGTGAAGGGCGATGCCCTGAGGCTGCGCCAGGTGCTGTGTAATCTGCTCAATAATGCCGTGAAATTTACCGGTAAGGGTTCTGTTTCACTGCACGCTGATATGCTGGAGAGAAAGGAATCGTCGGCCCTCATCAGATTTGAGGTACAAGACACCGGTATCGGTATCGCTACGCATCATATCGAGGATATCGTAAAGCCCTTTGTCCAGGTTGAAGATGCTTCGACAAGGGCCTACGGCGGAAGCGGCCTGGGGCTGACCATCAGCAGTGAGCTGCTGCATGCCATGGGCAGCAGCCTGGAGATTAGCAGCAAGGAGGGCTCCGGCAGCCTCTTCGGCTTCACCCTTCCACTCATTATCGACACCGCTACCGGTATGGAAGAAGAGCGGCTGGAAATTGCTGAATATAGCATACTGCTCATTGATGATACCGAGGCAAATTTGAAAATCGTCGGTGGATTGCTGAGCCTTCTCAAACAACACGTCGTGTTCGCACGGGGAAGCAGGCAGGGAATAGCGCAGAGCCGATGCGGTGATTTTGATGTCGTCATTATTGATCTGCACATGCCCGGACAGAACGGAATGGAGACGCTTCGGGAAATCAGGATGACGCATCCGGAAATCCCCGCTTTTCTTATGACTGCCGACACCCGTGAGGAGGTCGTATCAGAATACCGAAGCGCCGGATTCACCGGTTTTATTCCGAAGCCGGTGGATATATTCCAGTTGAGCAACGCCCTGAGGCTGGTGGGCTCGGATGGACAGACAACGAGCGCGACCTGGCATGCTGCGGGCCCGACCATCCAAGAAGGGGACGACGGCCTTGAGGCTCTCTTCGATGAAGGGTTTATGGATGAGTTGAAAAGGGACCTGGGGCATAAGGTGTTTATCGATGTGATACAATCCTGTGTTAAGGCATTGGAAAGCGGAGTTGATCGAATCGGGAACCCCGGAGATTGTGGTGAAATGGCGGATATTCTTCATCAGCTAAAAGGCGTTGCCGGAAACTACCGGCTGCTGCGTGTGGGGAAGGCTTTGGATGCGCATGAGGTCGACAGGCCGGCATCTGATTACAGCCGGCTGGTGAGAAGCCTGGAAGAGACGGTAGAAGCCCTCAAGAGGGTATCGTCTGTATCGGCATAG
- a CDS encoding LysE family translocator, translating into MISLGFIVTSLIVVLVPGTGVIYTVSTGIAGSKRNSIAAAIGCTLGILPHLAVGILGISAVLQASAQIFKVIKIIGTLYLLYLGYGLLSSKQKIEINGGEKTEHDGKIIVKGILLNLLNPKLTLFFFSFLPQFITNPNANYFSQMLLLSSIFMGLTLVIFALYGILAHYCKQLFLNSPKITRRIQRGFGLILVGFAAKLAFSED; encoded by the coding sequence GTGATCAGTTTGGGGTTTATCGTAACATCATTAATAGTAGTGTTAGTACCAGGAACCGGGGTGATATATACTGTATCAACTGGAATAGCAGGAAGTAAGAGAAACAGTATCGCAGCGGCCATCGGATGTACATTGGGTATACTTCCACATTTAGCTGTGGGAATTTTGGGAATCTCGGCAGTTTTGCAGGCAAGTGCCCAAATATTCAAAGTCATAAAAATTATTGGGACTCTGTATCTACTTTACCTCGGTTATGGATTACTATCCTCGAAACAGAAAATAGAAATTAATGGAGGAGAAAAAACGGAACATGATGGAAAGATTATTGTGAAAGGCATTTTGCTCAATCTACTCAACCCCAAATTAACGTTGTTCTTTTTCTCCTTTCTACCGCAATTTATTACAAATCCGAACGCAAACTACTTCTCTCAAATGCTTTTGCTAAGCAGTATATTCATGGGATTAACGTTAGTCATCTTCGCCCTCTATGGAATACTGGCACATTACTGTAAGCAGTTGTTCTTAAATTCACCTAAAATCACACGACGTATACAACGCGGCTTTGGTCTTATTTTGGTTGGGTTTGCGGCAAAATTAGCTTTTAGCGAAGATTAA
- a CDS encoding type II toxin-antitoxin system VapC family toxin, whose protein sequence is MRSELEKSGKIIGPNDLLIASTVLEHDGVLVTHNSKEFERVENLHIEDWVH, encoded by the coding sequence ATTCGATCAGAACTTGAAAAATCGGGAAAGATTATTGGGCCAAATGATCTATTGATAGCATCAACCGTTTTAGAACATGATGGAGTTTTAGTAACACACAATAGCAAAGAGTTTGAGAGGGTGGAGAATTTACATATTGAAGATTGGGTGCATTAA
- a CDS encoding antitoxin produces MKQDSNFVYLPTFREYTTLPMQTAKIFQNVRYQAVRLPKEYQVKGNEVYIQKHGDAVLLFPPEKIGELFVEGINEFSDDFMSTGRESL; encoded by the coding sequence ATGAAGCAAGATTCAAACTTTGTATACCTACCTACATTCCGCGAATATACGACGTTGCCGATGCAAACAGCAAAAATTTTTCAGAATGTTAGATATCAAGCAGTACGTTTACCCAAAGAGTATCAGGTTAAAGGAAATGAAGTGTATATCCAAAAACACGGTGATGCTGTCTTATTATTTCCACCTGAAAAAATTGGGGAACTATTTGTTGAAGGTATCAACGAATTCTCTGATGATTTTATGTCTACAGGAAGGGAAAGTCTTTAA